In Gemmatimonadales bacterium, one DNA window encodes the following:
- a CDS encoding PadR family transcriptional regulator, with translation MAGSVELMQGTLDFLILKALTWGPRHGFEVSRWIRDTTDQALTIEQGALYPALHRMEQRGWLDAEWAVTEHRRRAKYYRLTRLGRKQLQAQDADWRRYVAAVGKILAAAKV, from the coding sequence ATGGCTGGTTCCGTTGAATTGATGCAGGGCACCCTCGATTTCCTGATTCTGAAGGCTCTGACCTGGGGCCCGCGCCACGGGTTCGAGGTCTCTCGCTGGATTCGGGACACCACCGACCAGGCCCTCACGATCGAGCAAGGTGCGCTGTACCCGGCTCTCCACCGGATGGAACAGCGCGGATGGCTGGACGCCGAGTGGGCCGTGACCGAGCACCGCCGTCGGGCCAAGTACTATCGCCTGACCCGGCTCGGTCGAAAGCAGCTCCAGGCTCAGGACGCCGATTGGCGCCGTTACGTGGCGGCGGTGGGGAAGATCCTCGCAGCTGCCAAAGTTTGA